A genome region from Passer domesticus isolate bPasDom1 chromosome 27, bPasDom1.hap1, whole genome shotgun sequence includes the following:
- the LOC135286540 gene encoding feather keratin Cos1-1/Cos1-3/Cos2-1-like: protein MSCNTQCRPCQPCGPTPLANSCNEPCVRQCQNSTVVIEPPAVVVTLPGPILSSFPQNTVVGSSTSAAVGNILSCEGVPINSGGFDISCITRRYGGSRSRPC from the coding sequence ATGTCCTGCAACACCCAGTGccgtccctgccagccctgtggcccCACTCCACTGGCCAACAGCTGCAACGAGCCctgtgtcaggcagtgccagaaCTCCACTGTTGTTATTGAGCCACCTGCTGTGGTGGTGACCTTGCCTGggcccatcctcagctccttcccacagaACACCGTGGTGGGATCCTCCACCTCGGCTGCTGTTGGGAACATCCTCAGCTGTGAAGGAGTGCCCATCAACTCTGGGGGCTTTGACATCTCCTGCATCACCAGGCGCTATGGTGGCAGCAGATCTCGTCCCTGCTAA